From a single Balneolales bacterium ANBcel1 genomic region:
- a CDS encoding alpha/beta hydrolase-fold protein, whose protein sequence is MKKIILIIAIPVILSGCFGASQSGSTILDNDENYRPSSINQQGSEYPKVNAQGRVRVQISAPDAEYVRLDIGGVEYDLTKDENGVWTGESSPQDEGFHYYQLNIGGASVPDPGSLYFFGAHRWGSGVEVPAHDEEIFAAKDVPHGLVHEVLFPSESTGTTKRAFVYTPPGYENDISKRYPVLYLQHGYGENETSWPNQGRANFIMDNLIAEGKARPFIVVMTYGMINHVPFGGIRDFDIKPFQTVLVDELIPFIDSNFRTVSRQSHRAMAGLSMGAFETKLVTLNRPDVFSYYGLFSGGTYTPEELADHDRLKLVFLSCGSKERPDRIESAAGELQDQGFNAVSYISEDTAHEFHTWRRSLHQLAPLLFQDLD, encoded by the coding sequence ATGAAAAAAATTATACTCATCATCGCAATCCCGGTAATTCTATCAGGCTGCTTCGGGGCATCTCAATCCGGTAGCACCATTCTTGACAACGATGAGAACTACCGGCCTTCTTCCATTAATCAGCAAGGGAGCGAATACCCGAAAGTAAATGCTCAAGGACGGGTGCGTGTCCAGATATCCGCCCCTGATGCGGAATATGTCCGGCTCGACATCGGCGGAGTAGAATATGACCTGACTAAAGACGAAAACGGTGTGTGGACCGGAGAATCATCACCCCAGGATGAGGGGTTTCATTACTACCAGTTGAATATTGGCGGAGCCTCCGTACCTGACCCGGGTTCGCTCTATTTTTTTGGTGCCCACCGGTGGGGCAGTGGCGTAGAAGTGCCGGCACATGACGAGGAAATATTCGCAGCAAAAGATGTTCCGCATGGACTTGTGCATGAAGTGCTGTTTCCCTCGGAGAGCACGGGAACAACAAAAAGAGCTTTTGTTTATACTCCTCCCGGCTATGAAAATGATATTTCCAAAAGATATCCGGTGTTGTACCTGCAGCATGGCTATGGTGAAAACGAAACATCCTGGCCGAATCAGGGCCGCGCCAATTTCATCATGGATAACCTGATTGCGGAAGGCAAAGCCCGACCGTTTATTGTCGTTATGACATATGGGATGATCAACCATGTCCCGTTCGGCGGGATCCGGGACTTTGACATCAAACCGTTTCAAACAGTGCTTGTTGATGAGCTGATACCATTTATTGATTCAAACTTTCGAACGGTAAGCCGACAATCACATCGCGCCATGGCCGGCCTTTCGATGGGAGCATTCGAAACAAAACTGGTCACTCTGAACAGGCCGGATGTGTTCTCCTACTACGGGCTGTTTAGTGGCGGTACCTATACGCCGGAAGAGCTTGCGGATCATGACCGGCTCAAACTTGTTTTCCTCAGTTGCGGCAGCAAAGAAAGACCCGATCGGATAGAAAGTGCAGCCGGGGAGTTGCAGGACCAGGGATTCAACGCGGTTTCATACATATCGGAGGATACCGCCCATGAATTCCATACCTGGCGCCGCAGCTTGCATCAGCTTGCCCCCTTGTTGTTCCAGGATTTGGATTAA
- a CDS encoding alpha/beta hydrolase-fold protein, protein MKNKILSVAITVLITGGLLPLLSYGQVVEDFKPSSINQPGQDYPKVNSEGRVRVKISAPDAKRVQLDISAVKYDLTKDDDGIWIGESSPQDEGFHYYQLNIDGASVPDPGSLYFYGAGRWGSGVEIPAHDQDFYALKDVPHGMVSELIYFSELDNGMRRCFVYTPPGYADNPDTRYPVLYLQHGGGENETGWSAQGRANLIMDNLISDGEARPFIIVMDNGTWRMPESAEGRERTRGSWPPQGWADGFMNILIKEIIPMIDTRFRTLDNQENRALAGLSMGAMQTRIISLANSDVFSHVGMFSGGSITPEDIEDNPSFLEDNKLLFISFGSKEVESGRFNLGTQPKRNVEILKEQGMNAHYYVSPDTGHEWQTWRRSLYQFAPLLFRD, encoded by the coding sequence ATGAAGAACAAAATACTGAGTGTAGCAATCACGGTATTAATTACCGGAGGGTTATTACCCCTGCTTTCTTACGGACAGGTCGTTGAGGATTTCAAGCCATCATCCATAAATCAGCCCGGCCAGGACTACCCAAAAGTGAATTCCGAAGGCAGGGTACGGGTAAAAATTTCGGCTCCTGATGCCAAGAGGGTTCAGCTCGATATCAGCGCAGTGAAATACGATTTAACGAAAGATGATGACGGAATTTGGATTGGGGAGTCGTCACCCCAAGATGAAGGGTTCCATTACTATCAATTGAATATCGATGGCGCATCAGTACCTGATCCGGGTTCACTTTACTTCTATGGTGCAGGCCGGTGGGGAAGCGGGGTTGAAATACCGGCCCATGACCAGGATTTCTACGCATTGAAGGATGTGCCGCATGGCATGGTCAGTGAGCTCATCTATTTTTCTGAATTGGACAATGGCATGCGCCGCTGCTTTGTGTACACACCTCCGGGCTACGCCGATAATCCCGATACACGTTATCCGGTGTTGTATTTGCAACACGGGGGCGGGGAAAATGAGACCGGCTGGTCGGCACAGGGCAGGGCCAACCTGATCATGGATAATCTAATTTCGGATGGCGAGGCCCGGCCGTTTATCATTGTGATGGATAATGGAACCTGGCGAATGCCCGAAAGTGCCGAAGGCAGAGAACGGACTCGCGGGTCATGGCCTCCGCAAGGATGGGCCGACGGGTTCATGAATATCCTTATTAAAGAAATCATCCCCATGATTGACACCAGGTTCCGGACACTGGACAATCAGGAAAACAGAGCTTTGGCAGGACTGTCCATGGGAGCGATGCAGACACGAATTATTTCACTGGCCAACTCCGACGTTTTTTCTCATGTGGGCATGTTTAGCGGTGGCAGTATCACTCCTGAGGATATTGAAGACAACCCGTCCTTTTTGGAGGATAATAAGCTCCTGTTTATAAGCTTTGGCAGTAAAGAAGTTGAAAGCGGGCGATTTAATCTCGGAACACAGCCGAAACGCAATGTCGAAATTCTGAAAGAGCAGGGGATGAACGCCCATTACTATGTGTCGCCTGATACAGGTCATGAATGGCAAACCTGGAGAAGAAGCCTGTATCAGTTTGCGCCACTACTATTCAGGGATTAA
- a CDS encoding peptidylprolyl isomerase — MLAHVRYDDALEGYKNVMNEMVGNQYKRFGFFDENLNEREELLLPMQRHINEELVAAYFEQEFLGEYLTEAYLRDAHENMKHEVRYRQIVLFEDHYEASERQETLEEKAAGIVERIESGDNFADLVQAYSQDEASARTGGYAEPATWRRSVMFPVDSVVFELEVGDVEVIQHENAYYIVEATDRIQRSIDPFEEMEEEVRRRVRDAYTSKSMEEYDRFLESLVGKESVQWNDEAFQTIHRWARQPNFFSGGHYRSVIAEELEHGNNFEILTYNDNTVDLEQYLYLLNNILIPTDSPAFAEERLRNFIVSALREKKVGELAREAGLLEEIFTPATRNWVIRNEILIAFNDHVIESQIPESTEDRLISFYEEVKDSLFYQLRTVHTRIIDAESESRIEEMKSQYEAGTPFSELAHRIQVRVFYRDRDGNTHVRNQRSQPGIEHVVIDLEQGDVIGPVEFHHPEKGAVPALVWANRVLPEKQLSFDEVSDRIETRFREHHRNIINERVISDIRDNYESKFYEEHLVQNLKDRGML; from the coding sequence TTGTTGGCTCATGTTCGCTACGATGATGCGCTCGAGGGGTATAAAAATGTAATGAACGAAATGGTGGGCAATCAGTATAAACGATTTGGCTTTTTTGATGAAAACCTGAATGAGAGAGAGGAGCTTCTTCTTCCCATGCAGAGACATATCAACGAAGAACTGGTGGCTGCATACTTCGAACAGGAGTTTTTGGGTGAGTATCTCACGGAGGCCTATCTTCGAGATGCCCATGAAAACATGAAACATGAGGTCAGGTACAGACAGATTGTACTGTTTGAAGACCACTATGAGGCATCAGAGCGGCAGGAGACGCTGGAGGAGAAAGCCGCCGGGATTGTTGAAAGAATAGAATCGGGTGATAATTTTGCAGATCTCGTTCAAGCCTATTCCCAGGATGAAGCGTCCGCCCGAACCGGTGGATATGCCGAACCGGCCACATGGAGAAGAAGCGTCATGTTCCCCGTTGATTCGGTTGTGTTTGAATTGGAAGTGGGAGATGTGGAGGTGATCCAACATGAAAATGCGTATTACATCGTGGAAGCCACAGATCGCATCCAAAGAAGTATTGATCCCTTTGAGGAAATGGAAGAAGAGGTAAGGCGGCGTGTCAGGGATGCCTACACGAGTAAAAGTATGGAAGAGTATGACCGTTTCCTGGAATCCCTCGTAGGGAAAGAATCAGTGCAGTGGAATGACGAAGCATTTCAGACTATTCACAGGTGGGCCAGACAGCCAAACTTTTTCAGTGGAGGACATTACCGCAGCGTTATCGCTGAAGAGCTGGAACACGGCAACAATTTTGAGATACTGACATATAATGACAATACCGTTGACCTGGAACAATACCTATACCTGCTTAATAACATTTTAATCCCGACCGACTCGCCTGCATTTGCAGAAGAGAGGCTCAGGAACTTTATTGTTTCCGCCCTCAGAGAGAAAAAGGTAGGTGAGCTTGCAAGAGAGGCCGGCCTGCTGGAAGAGATATTCACACCAGCCACACGCAACTGGGTAATTAGAAATGAGATTCTGATCGCTTTTAATGATCATGTGATAGAAAGTCAGATTCCAGAATCGACAGAAGACAGACTGATATCTTTTTACGAAGAGGTTAAGGACTCCCTGTTTTATCAGCTCAGAACTGTCCATACACGGATTATCGATGCCGAAAGTGAATCCCGGATTGAAGAAATGAAATCACAGTACGAGGCCGGAACGCCCTTTTCAGAACTGGCACACAGAATTCAGGTTAGGGTTTTTTACCGGGATCGTGACGGTAATACGCATGTTCGGAATCAACGGTCACAACCCGGAATAGAACATGTCGTCATTGATCTTGAGCAGGGGGATGTGATAGGCCCGGTTGAGTTTCACCATCCCGAAAAGGGAGCTGTCCCAGCCCTTGTTTGGGCAAACAGAGTGTTGCCGGAAAAGCAGCTTAGCTTTGACGAAGTGTCGGACCGCATTGAAACCAGGTTTCGGGAGCACCACCGAAATATCATCAACGAGAGGGTAATATCCGATATCCGGGATAATTATGAGTCGAAGTTTTATGAGGAACACCTGGTTCAAAATCTCAAGGATCGAGGTATGCTCTGA
- a CDS encoding T9SS type A sorting domain-containing protein — protein MSKRMLPLLVALMCLVGLNSTVAQEWDDVIIETRGDTVVVLDAVVSGSFLDNTLADAIELDEDAPEGRVYELVPGGVYWFTRQMTTPERHIRVVGADNTRLVQSQSEQMPPNIHGSTVEGAATNGGFFMFREDLTLKNLISSASATDNSQGWALIEAQTAGKTLTFDNVLLEHNNWIFVQSNSVPNTSLHIRDSYFANMSGEACRRNGGVYDNTSHPTGELVVENSTHVMAQGMMYKFRGFYFERAFINHNTFVNAAGQLFTSFGYHTNLTVTNNLFVNSNVQGYFPGLDIEETDQDELPHGIINVNHLPEGDEAFEGYGDADRKILVFNNGVFWDERLDQIVQQLNENEAQDRSDWVTQMITMNSRTQEIFDDNDRYPLFNEGNWVMGGNPDFVNPENLMTEMVEELILFSVDTADDGPYVLPKWRIDPERQTERGGDDGMMPYPDWPIPVDLSYSNSAYLTAGLGGMPLGDLNWFADSKAQFEADKEALYAELESALNEGRDPQFGTVSVENPDRMPQSPTSFELAQNYPNPFNPATQIRFTLQNNADVKLEVFDVTGKLVTTLINDSMNAGSHTVTWNAETQSGMSVSSGVYVYRLTVGDQVQARTMTLIK, from the coding sequence ATGAGTAAAAGAATGCTACCGTTGCTCGTCGCATTGATGTGTTTGGTGGGATTGAATTCCACAGTGGCACAGGAGTGGGATGATGTTATCATTGAAACACGCGGTGATACCGTTGTCGTCCTTGACGCGGTTGTGTCGGGATCGTTTTTGGACAACACCCTTGCAGACGCCATCGAGTTGGATGAAGATGCACCGGAAGGACGTGTATATGAACTTGTACCCGGTGGAGTTTACTGGTTTACAAGACAAATGACAACGCCGGAACGGCATATACGTGTTGTTGGCGCAGACAATACTCGCTTGGTGCAAAGCCAAAGTGAGCAAATGCCTCCTAACATCCACGGCTCTACAGTGGAAGGTGCTGCCACGAACGGAGGTTTCTTCATGTTCCGTGAAGACCTGACCCTCAAAAACCTGATTTCGTCTGCAAGTGCGACGGATAACAGCCAGGGATGGGCTCTTATTGAAGCTCAGACAGCCGGAAAAACGCTTACATTTGATAACGTTCTCCTGGAGCATAACAACTGGATCTTTGTTCAGTCCAACTCAGTGCCCAATACGAGTCTGCATATCCGTGACAGTTACTTCGCGAACATGAGCGGTGAGGCTTGCCGTAGAAATGGCGGTGTCTATGACAACACTTCCCACCCGACCGGTGAACTTGTTGTTGAAAACTCAACGCATGTGATGGCCCAGGGTATGATGTACAAGTTCCGCGGCTTCTATTTTGAAAGGGCGTTTATCAACCACAACACCTTTGTGAATGCTGCCGGTCAGCTTTTCACAAGCTTCGGCTATCATACCAACCTGACAGTTACCAACAACCTGTTCGTGAACAGTAATGTTCAGGGTTATTTCCCCGGTCTGGATATCGAGGAAACGGATCAGGATGAACTGCCTCACGGTATTATCAACGTGAATCATCTGCCGGAAGGAGATGAAGCGTTTGAAGGTTATGGCGATGCTGACAGAAAAATTCTGGTCTTCAACAATGGAGTATTCTGGGATGAGCGACTCGACCAGATCGTCCAGCAGTTGAACGAAAATGAAGCTCAGGATCGTAGTGACTGGGTCACACAGATGATCACCATGAACTCCAGAACCCAGGAGATCTTTGATGACAACGATCGTTATCCGCTCTTCAACGAAGGCAACTGGGTCATGGGAGGCAATCCCGATTTCGTCAATCCGGAAAACCTGATGACAGAAATGGTTGAAGAGCTGATTCTCTTCAGTGTCGATACCGCAGATGACGGGCCCTATGTGTTGCCCAAGTGGAGAATCGATCCGGAAAGACAAACAGAAAGAGGTGGCGATGATGGTATGATGCCATATCCGGACTGGCCAATTCCGGTTGACCTTTCCTACAGCAACAGTGCATACCTGACTGCCGGACTTGGCGGCATGCCGCTTGGTGACCTCAACTGGTTTGCTGACAGCAAGGCTCAATTCGAAGCAGACAAGGAAGCCCTGTACGCTGAACTGGAAAGCGCACTTAACGAAGGCCGTGATCCTCAGTTCGGAACTGTTTCTGTTGAAAATCCGGATAGAATGCCGCAAAGCCCGACCAGCTTTGAACTGGCACAGAACTATCCGAACCCGTTCAACCCGGCAACTCAAATCCGCTTTACACTGCAGAACAACGCTGATGTAAAACTTGAAGTATTTGATGTTACCGGCAAGCTTGTTACCACCCTGATTAACGACTCCATGAATGCCGGTTCCCATACGGTGACCTGGAATGCCGAAACACAATCAGGAATGTCCGTCAGCAGTGGTGTATATGTATACCGTCTGACGGTCGGTGATCAGGTACAAGCACGTACAATGACACTGATTAAATAA
- a CDS encoding TonB-dependent receptor: MIKKMTSAFAVAFLLVVATNALAQNTGTITGTLIDGSNDETLLGATVMIEGTNRGASTNMEGRFTIRNVQPGEYTLVATYIGYDRVRQDVVVEAGEETEVVIVMDWSGITGEEVIISAQARGQTSAINEQLRSRTIQNIVSSERIRELPDASAATALSRLPGVSLQHGDKIVIRGMQAKLNTVSVNGIQLPSTDQNDRSTNLGFISSNMLDGIDVTKAVTPDMEANATGGAVNLRLREAPSGLKFDALVQGSYNTQDRTYPGENYQMWGSLSDRFFDDRLGVFVQANANRRDGGADIIQANYEFHSAVDGDHVMRVNEINFMDEVNIVSEYGGSVIMDYRLPNGKISLQNTIAHTNSDYVGFRDFLELGASRRSYRINRNDRDRQLLINALQGEYNFSDLQVNFGVSHARSKQETNLRYGDNWDEFYFANSGDAEADFADQNRLEIRFDDFYDIEYREGAWANAIQQGTHFLEEIDFTQRNYTGNLDFTLPVDLGGGVSVEFQTGGRMVITNRDNERDRLKAHDLEIPNHYDEAREWAIERGIDPSRRLRFEDFIDHSYGDGRGDYFFDGRRPMNRVIDVDMMDSFYRALEGAGWPIHESDSQRNDFSLTERITAGYFMGTFDIGTRLTLMAGVRYEHFNMDYDANFVYETHGAYGDVINLERRDPHVLQMADSITTVERDYGHLFPNVQARFSVTDWMDLRAAYTKTISRPDFSMLIPNVFRGAGSGQAGNPFLEPTISNNFDFNVALYNNEIGLFTVGVFYKELTDFFYGINRLNRALPEGINFPEAETWEAMGFSSPAGSYEVSTFMNNPHKAHVHGFEIDWQTNFWYLPAPFNSTVLNVNYTRNFSEMDYRFIRFEEVMDQTVFPPRRILVEEEIVRTGRLLFQGDHIINVALGADYRGFSGRVSFRLQGDVITSVGQRPEADWFDEDVYGWDFSIRQRLPVEGLSMSISGVNITHNPTNTYRYFRRYTDGQLDEQPSNQLTRIRYDARSFEIGLRYDF, from the coding sequence ATGATTAAAAAAATGACAAGCGCTTTTGCAGTAGCCTTTCTGCTGGTTGTAGCTACAAACGCATTAGCTCAAAACACGGGAACCATCACTGGCACTCTCATTGACGGTTCGAATGATGAAACCCTGCTGGGGGCCACCGTAATGATTGAGGGCACCAACAGAGGAGCATCTACCAATATGGAAGGTAGATTTACCATCCGCAATGTACAGCCGGGCGAATATACTCTTGTAGCTACCTATATCGGATACGATCGTGTACGGCAGGATGTCGTAGTTGAAGCCGGTGAGGAAACAGAAGTTGTCATCGTGATGGACTGGAGTGGTATCACCGGAGAAGAAGTAATTATTTCTGCCCAGGCAAGGGGGCAAACCTCGGCCATCAACGAGCAGCTCAGATCACGGACTATTCAGAATATTGTCTCATCAGAAAGAATCCGGGAGCTCCCCGATGCCAGCGCGGCTACCGCTTTGAGCCGGTTGCCGGGTGTTTCGCTTCAGCATGGTGACAAGATTGTGATTCGCGGTATGCAGGCCAAACTGAACACGGTCAGTGTGAATGGTATCCAGTTGCCGTCTACGGATCAGAACGACCGGTCCACCAACCTGGGATTCATCTCTTCAAACATGCTGGACGGTATTGATGTGACCAAAGCGGTTACCCCCGACATGGAAGCGAACGCAACAGGAGGTGCCGTTAACCTGAGATTGCGAGAAGCTCCCTCCGGACTCAAATTCGACGCGCTTGTTCAAGGAAGCTACAATACACAGGATCGTACCTACCCCGGTGAGAATTATCAGATGTGGGGAAGCTTGAGCGACAGATTCTTTGATGATCGCCTGGGAGTATTTGTCCAGGCAAATGCCAACAGAAGGGATGGCGGTGCCGATATCATTCAGGCCAACTACGAGTTCCATTCTGCTGTTGATGGAGATCATGTCATGCGAGTGAATGAAATTAACTTCATGGATGAAGTTAATATCGTTTCCGAGTATGGTGGAAGTGTGATCATGGACTATCGCCTTCCCAACGGAAAAATCTCTCTGCAAAATACCATCGCGCACACAAACTCTGACTATGTGGGATTCCGGGACTTCCTGGAGCTTGGTGCCAGCCGGCGGTCATATCGGATAAATCGAAACGACAGAGATCGTCAGCTTCTGATCAACGCGCTGCAGGGAGAATACAATTTCTCCGATCTTCAGGTAAATTTTGGGGTTTCTCATGCACGAAGCAAGCAGGAAACCAACTTGAGATACGGCGATAACTGGGATGAGTTCTACTTCGCCAACAGTGGTGATGCCGAAGCTGATTTCGCGGATCAGAATCGTTTGGAAATAAGATTCGACGATTTCTATGATATTGAGTATCGCGAAGGAGCTTGGGCTAACGCCATTCAGCAAGGAACGCATTTCCTGGAAGAAATCGATTTTACCCAAAGAAACTACACCGGTAATCTCGACTTTACCTTGCCCGTGGATCTCGGTGGGGGTGTTTCTGTCGAGTTCCAGACCGGTGGACGAATGGTGATCACAAACAGGGATAACGAACGTGACCGTTTGAAAGCTCATGATCTTGAAATTCCTAATCACTATGATGAGGCAAGGGAATGGGCCATTGAACGGGGTATTGATCCAAGCAGAAGACTCCGATTTGAAGACTTTATTGATCACAGCTACGGAGATGGCCGTGGCGACTATTTCTTTGATGGAAGAAGGCCAATGAATCGCGTAATTGACGTGGATATGATGGACAGCTTCTATCGGGCCCTTGAAGGGGCGGGTTGGCCCATCCATGAGTCCGATTCACAGCGGAACGATTTCTCGTTGACTGAAAGAATTACCGCGGGTTACTTCATGGGTACCTTTGATATTGGAACGCGTCTGACCCTGATGGCCGGTGTTCGCTATGAGCACTTCAACATGGACTATGATGCCAACTTTGTGTACGAAACCCACGGTGCCTATGGTGATGTCATAAACCTTGAGCGCCGGGATCCCCATGTGCTGCAAATGGCGGATTCGATCACGACAGTCGAAAGAGACTATGGCCATTTGTTCCCGAATGTTCAGGCACGTTTCTCCGTTACCGACTGGATGGATCTTCGGGCGGCTTATACCAAAACCATTTCGCGTCCTGACTTCAGCATGCTCATTCCCAATGTTTTCAGGGGTGCAGGCAGCGGCCAGGCAGGTAACCCGTTTCTGGAGCCGACGATTTCGAACAATTTCGATTTTAACGTCGCGCTCTACAATAACGAGATCGGCTTGTTTACCGTGGGCGTATTCTACAAAGAGCTTACAGACTTCTTCTATGGTATTAACAGGCTGAACAGGGCCCTTCCGGAAGGAATCAACTTCCCGGAGGCCGAAACATGGGAGGCTATGGGCTTCAGTTCCCCGGCCGGCAGTTATGAGGTAAGTACATTCATGAACAATCCTCACAAGGCGCATGTTCATGGCTTTGAAATTGACTGGCAGACCAACTTCTGGTACTTGCCGGCTCCGTTCAATTCCACCGTTTTGAATGTGAACTATACCCGAAACTTCTCCGAGATGGATTACAGATTTATCCGATTCGAAGAAGTTATGGATCAAACGGTATTTCCTCCGCGAAGGATTCTGGTTGAAGAGGAAATTGTCCGTACAGGGCGGCTGCTTTTTCAGGGTGACCACATCATCAACGTGGCTCTTGGCGCAGATTACCGTGGTTTCTCCGGACGAGTTTCTTTCAGGCTCCAGGGTGATGTGATCACCTCGGTTGGCCAAAGGCCGGAAGCTGACTGGTTTGACGAAGATGTCTATGGATGGGATTTCTCAATTCGGCAGCGGCTGCCCGTGGAGGGCTTAAGCATGTCGATAAGTGGAGTGAACATTACGCACAATCCCACCAATACCTATCGCTACTTCCGTCGCTACACCGATGGACAGCTCGATGAGCAACCATCTAACCAGCTTACCAGAATTCGCTACGATGCCCGTTCGTTTGAAATTGGCTTGCGATATGATTTCTAA
- a CDS encoding family 43 glycosylhydrolase, giving the protein MRFAITTLLYTFLLVAMSFGQLPPSHQTFVNPVFPGDHPDPTLTKIGDYFYSSGSSFNVTPRIYRSSNLVHWEVIAQPVPFDWSVYGNDPGGGIWGGHMVYHHDTYWHYFGRGGGRMYFVTADDPEGPWSRPTVMDLPPGVHNLGVDNSIFIDEESGRWFLLTKAGHSVNHMVELGEDGQPTGEVLDLSWLNPAPDHPYGWAEGPVMWKYNGYYYYSFAEHLVGEQYVMRSEVLSDDPDDWEIMQGNMYFGSRHSFDRPNHISPAVTLDDGTSWAIGHSYHVGNWYAQGRQGLLHEVVYDDEGWPLMRYPTDNAETAPDLPSGGVPWMVPKSDMFNGSELDPEWSVLGETRPASISLNERPGWLYMEPYQGDNTVIKNDGEHGYSLITKVDFNPVQPTHEAGLWIFNGTETHFAKLYSSRNDEGQRVLAFSFQDIEYETPNTVGQEVWLKLVRNEHTLTGFYSADGADWTQIGESINVVSMDQPHPDIDFNAFTGNQQGLYVEGRFAFFNLYIYRDAYTDIMGRHAVNRSGAQRRPGYLGDIHNGDWALYAGVEFGDDSMDGGYQHTTNAVSMRASSPNDGGIAEVWLGAIETGELIAEVPIENTGSWSNYQTFSVPVDDVTGRHDVYLRFLGDEGTSLLRLQSFRFHSDQYVTSGDDPLETPYAFSLDQNYPNPFNPSTNIGFTLPQATDVSLAVYDVTGRRVASLLDGRSLEAGRHVYHFDGDGLASGVYIYRIKAGDFVQSRSLTLIR; this is encoded by the coding sequence ATGAGATTTGCGATTACTACACTGCTTTACACGTTCTTGCTTGTTGCGATGAGTTTTGGACAGCTGCCACCTTCTCATCAAACATTTGTGAATCCGGTTTTCCCCGGTGATCATCCTGATCCTACGCTCACCAAAATCGGTGATTATTTCTACTCGTCTGGATCGTCGTTCAATGTAACCCCGAGAATTTACAGGTCAAGTAACCTGGTGCATTGGGAGGTTATCGCCCAGCCGGTTCCGTTTGACTGGAGCGTATACGGGAATGATCCCGGTGGCGGAATCTGGGGCGGCCACATGGTCTATCACCACGATACTTATTGGCACTATTTCGGACGTGGCGGCGGCCGTATGTACTTTGTAACGGCGGATGATCCGGAAGGCCCCTGGAGCCGCCCGACGGTGATGGATCTTCCTCCCGGAGTCCATAACCTGGGTGTCGACAACTCCATTTTCATTGATGAAGAGTCTGGTCGTTGGTTTTTGCTTACCAAAGCCGGTCACTCCGTCAATCACATGGTAGAGCTGGGGGAGGATGGCCAGCCTACGGGAGAGGTGCTTGATTTGTCCTGGTTGAACCCGGCGCCGGATCACCCCTACGGATGGGCGGAAGGGCCGGTCATGTGGAAATACAACGGGTACTATTATTACAGTTTTGCGGAGCATCTGGTCGGTGAGCAGTATGTGATGCGCAGCGAGGTGTTGTCGGATGATCCGGATGACTGGGAGATCATGCAGGGGAACATGTATTTCGGCAGCCGGCATTCATTTGATCGCCCCAATCATATCTCTCCTGCCGTCACTCTTGATGACGGAACAAGCTGGGCGATCGGCCACAGTTACCATGTTGGCAACTGGTATGCCCAGGGGCGTCAGGGGCTGTTGCACGAGGTTGTTTACGATGATGAGGGGTGGCCGCTGATGCGGTATCCGACCGATAATGCCGAGACGGCGCCGGATTTGCCGTCCGGAGGTGTTCCCTGGATGGTTCCCAAATCCGATATGTTCAACGGGAGCGAACTGGATCCGGAATGGTCCGTACTGGGAGAAACCCGGCCGGCGTCCATTTCATTGAACGAAAGGCCCGGATGGTTGTACATGGAGCCGTATCAGGGCGACAACACGGTCATCAAGAACGATGGAGAGCATGGATACTCTCTGATCACAAAAGTTGACTTCAACCCGGTGCAGCCGACACATGAAGCCGGTCTCTGGATTTTCAACGGCACGGAAACCCATTTTGCAAAATTGTACAGCTCCCGAAACGACGAAGGGCAGCGGGTTTTGGCGTTCAGTTTTCAGGATATCGAGTACGAAACTCCGAATACGGTCGGCCAGGAGGTCTGGCTCAAGTTGGTTCGCAATGAACATACACTTACCGGTTTCTACAGTGCTGATGGTGCCGACTGGACGCAAATAGGGGAGTCGATTAATGTGGTATCCATGGATCAGCCCCATCCCGATATCGACTTCAACGCGTTCACAGGCAACCAGCAGGGCCTGTATGTCGAAGGCCGGTTTGCATTTTTCAACCTGTATATCTACAGAGATGCGTATACGGACATTATGGGCAGGCACGCAGTAAACAGGTCGGGGGCACAGCGAAGGCCGGGATATCTCGGTGATATCCATAATGGAGACTGGGCCCTCTATGCCGGTGTGGAGTTTGGTGATGACAGTATGGATGGCGGCTATCAGCATACTACCAATGCCGTGAGTATGCGTGCTTCCAGCCCAAATGACGGGGGCATCGCAGAGGTGTGGCTGGGTGCCATTGAAACGGGCGAGCTGATTGCGGAAGTTCCGATCGAAAATACCGGATCATGGAGTAACTATCAGACATTTTCGGTACCGGTAGACGATGTCACCGGTCGGCATGACGTATATTTGCGGTTTTTGGGTGATGAAGGTACATCGCTTTTAAGATTGCAAAGTTTCCGCTTTCATTCCGATCAATATGTCACATCGGGCGATGATCCACTTGAAACGCCTTATGCGTTTTCATTGGATCAAAATTATCCCAATCCGTTTAACCCGTCCACCAACATCGGGTTTACACTTCCCCAGGCAACAGATGTCTCCCTGGCAGTTTACGATGTGACCGGCAGAAGAGTAGCATCGTTGCTGGATGGCAGGTCACTGGAAGCCGGACGACATGTCTATCACTTTGATGGAGACGGGTTGGCCAGTGGAGTCTATATTTACCGCATTAAGGCGGGAGATTTTGTTCAGTCTCGAAGCCTCACCTTGATCAGGTAG